Proteins encoded by one window of Bryobacteraceae bacterium:
- a CDS encoding VPLPA-CTERM sorting domain-containing protein, translating into MNSRLARAHRFLTGRLKATALRVAPLALLAMGSMQAAVVLPDVNVTGPTFGFGSGSIFSTPIMGTNGTGLKFSGFASSDCDASACLLQFDFDVQNSGGPTALLDYAFTFQNFSSSPINWFFSNGDSTQYASGQGDGSGSVEVDNGTVRFFAVSSFGDGFSMDIPSNSIDFTPAAATNGVPEPASAVLMLVGAGAMLVIRRR; encoded by the coding sequence ATGAACTCAAGACTTGCGCGGGCGCACCGCTTCCTGACCGGGCGGCTGAAGGCAACGGCACTGCGAGTGGCGCCTCTGGCACTGCTCGCGATGGGGTCGATGCAGGCTGCCGTGGTGCTTCCGGACGTGAATGTCACCGGACCGACGTTCGGTTTCGGCAGCGGATCGATTTTCAGCACGCCGATCATGGGTACGAACGGGACCGGGCTGAAATTCTCGGGCTTCGCCAGTTCTGACTGCGATGCCTCGGCGTGTCTGCTCCAGTTCGACTTCGACGTCCAGAACAGCGGCGGTCCAACCGCTCTGCTCGACTACGCGTTTACGTTCCAGAACTTCAGCAGCTCGCCCATCAACTGGTTCTTCTCCAACGGCGACTCCACCCAGTACGCCTCGGGCCAGGGCGATGGTTCGGGGAGCGTGGAAGTAGACAATGGCACGGTCCGCTTCTTTGCGGTCTCGTCGTTCGGCGACGGTTTCTCCATGGACATCCCGTCGAACTCGATCGACTTCACGCCGGCCGCAGCGACGAACGGCGTACCGGAACCGGCTTCAGCAGTGCTGATGCTCGTCGGCGCCGGCGCGATGCTGGTGATCCGCCGGCGGTAG